The Erigeron canadensis isolate Cc75 chromosome 4, C_canadensis_v1, whole genome shotgun sequence genome window below encodes:
- the LOC122598518 gene encoding protein GLUTAMINE DUMPER 2-like, which produces MAIHQSTSLMAPISSPAVMIAPQRSPWHSPVPYLFGALAAMMALIAFALLILACSYWKLSRNLRNEAADGDQRDLEVGSSQDVKPSDNTKINQSVFEENYLVIMAGQHKPTFLATPASSSRTSSFGGSSFRSSSMTSEDNSQMEKDESSNRLQTSTLVSADHEQIS; this is translated from the coding sequence atggcaaTTCATCAATCAACATCTTTAATGGCACCAATATCATCCCCTGCAGTGATGATAGCTCCTCAAAGGTCACCATGGCACTCACCAGTTCCTTACCTGTTTGGTGCTCTTGCTGCCATGATGGCTCTCATTGCTTTTGCTCTTTTGATTCTCGCTTGTTCTTATTGGAAGCTATCTCGTAATTTACGAAATGAGGCTGCAGATGGTGATCAAAGAGACCTTGAGGTTGGATCATCCCAAGACGTTAAGCCTAGTGATAATACCAAGATTAATCAATCGGTTTTTGAAGAGAATTATCTCGTGATCATGGCTGGCCAACACAAACCGACGTTTTTGGCCACGCCAGCCAGTTCTAGTAGAACGTCGTCTTTTGGTGGTAGTAGCTTTCGCAGTAGTTCAATGACGTCTGAGGACAATTCCCAAATGGAGAAAGATGAAAGTAGTAATCGGTTACAAACAAGTACCTTGGTATCCGCAGACCACGAACAGATATCTTAa